A portion of the Cryptomeria japonica chromosome 5, Sugi_1.0, whole genome shotgun sequence genome contains these proteins:
- the LOC131876220 gene encoding glycine-rich cell wall structural protein 1.8-like, with amino-acid sequence MAARRGGAAGGGRRAGRCCKRRLVSGAMLQAATGERGGAAAGGRQAGRSCVGSRGAGGGQTDGGHWGGGRERSGGRWSSQRRWRGATAGDRGGVAGARAGEAPTGAGEPGASREPRGLKKTVGGYCTGMTDLQQQQGVPWYPAYRGKPPKKNF; translated from the coding sequence ATGGCGGCCAGGCGGGGTGGTGCTGCAGGCGGCGGTCGGCGAGCGGGGCGATGCTGCAAGCGGCGACTAGTGAGCGGGGCGATGCTGCAAGCGGCGACTGGCGAGCGGGGCGGAGCTGCGGCCGGCGGCCGACAAGCGGGGCGGAGCTGCGTGGGGAGTCGGGGCGCAGGTGGAGGCCAGACCGATGGGGGCCACTGGGGTGGCGGGCGAGAGCGGAGCGGGGGCCGCTGGAGCAGCCAGCGGCGGTGGCGAGGCGCTACGGCGGGCGACAGGGGAGGCGTTGCGGGGGCCAGGGCCGGGGAAGCGCCGACGGGGGCCGGAGAGCCGGGGGCCAGCAGGGAGCCGCGGGGGTTGAAAAAGACTGTCGGCGGCTACTGTACGGGCATGACAGATCTGCAGCAGCAGCAGGGGGTcccatggtaccctgcgtaccgtgggaaACCCCCTAaaaaaaatttttga